Part of the Osmia bicornis bicornis chromosome 7, iOsmBic2.1, whole genome shotgun sequence genome, TCCTGTTGAAGCTATTGAAAGGCTGCTTCGACGACCTCTGGATCATCATCGTCGACGATGCGGAGTATAGCGATAACGAGTCCTTACAAGTTTTCGACGTTCTAACGAAAAAGGACAGGGTGTTATTCATACTAAGCGTAGGGATGAAACTCAGCACGGAATATAAGATgtgttcaaatattttaagCAGAGCAAAGGTACTTCATTGATGCTTTGTAGTATCCAATTATAATTGATAACTTGCAAACACGTATTTCCGTTTGAAAAAGGTCATTAATCTGCCTGGAGTAGACAGATGGTACCATGCTGGTCTGGCCTGCCAGATCCTCAACGTGAGCGGTATACCAGCAGAGTTAgaaaagtaaattaattaaaagaaaatttctgtagaataattatagattTCAACGATTTCTTTTCCAAGACTCATACAAGAAAGAAGCTTTGGAAATCCAGGCTGGATCGAAAGCTACTTGGTGAGTCTGCTGCAAGTAGGAGGActagaaataataaacattaGTAAAAAGGAAGCAAATATAAAGGGTTACGTGTTACCTCCTGTTACAATGTTGAAAAGGTATACATATTgacaacaggtgggagattttttaaggggtgattctagggatcaaaataagacgaaaatcaagaatgacgaaatagcgtttgcggctttgttttccagtaattgacgattaaaaattcgagtaaaaagagCCTAAAACCTGCAACCTGCCCAGCGCCggcgactgaacgtcaggtcagcaggggtaggtacagtcataaccaagaatcattGAGTaatagaaacttacctcgtgctattctgtttctcggtactgcagcattcggctttctcttcttggttatgactgtatccacccttttcttttccgtgggggaaatcttccaaaGCCGCCCCTAACCCCCCTGAGGAGGGGCCGGGGGTAgcgccggatttttaccggctaaaacctcCATGGTGACCTGCACTGGGCGTAAGGGAGAGCCCCGGGACCTCTTGCGAACACACCGGAACCCTCCCACCCTTGGCGCATTAGCGCCCCatctcgggggagggtctaacCTTTAACCCTCCCCCTAAGTGCCAACTCCGCCGACGCCGGGGGCCACGCCCGACGCCGGCCACtactcgggccgcgtgcaatgccccagccccggccaccTGCAGCCCAGCGACTCCACAAAGAAGCCGCCGATCTGCGATGGGGGAGAGAGCCCCTCCCCCCCGTCCTATCCCCCTGGCGGAGGCCGAAGCCTCCCCCCACTACATCTACCTTGGGGGGGGAGGGGGGAGCCGAAGCTCCCTCCCCCATCGTATCGCCCTGGGAGAGGCCGAAGCCTCTCCCCACTACATCTACCTTGGGGGAGAAGCCGAAGCTCCCCCCCCTCATCctgttgggggcggtgggcagaATCATCTAGGCCCACCACCCCGTCCTCCTCAGCTAACTGTGCCGTCGGGGGGCCGACTGTATccacccctgctgacctgacattcagtcgtcggtgctgagtAGGTTGCAGGTtttaggcgctttttactcgaatgacgaaaacgctatttcgtcattcttgattttcgtcttattttgatccctagaatcaccccttaaaaaatctcccacctgttgtcgaacaccctgtataagtACGTATATTCGAGAGAGcaaataatttatgaaatttcgaATTAGATTTATGTCGAAATTGAGCCACGATGTTAGAGAAGATCGAAACGACAGATGGCAAATGTACAGAACGAGCTTCAAAgtttgttatttaaataaacaagTTATTATTCAAGATTTATACTTATAGACGTggatatattatttttttaggACAGTGTGCTTTCTTTATTGGAACAAGATACAAACGGTATTCATAAATCTGCCGCGATCGTGGAAAGTGAGGAGGGAATGATCGCGGTTTGCAATCTTTCAGAGAATTTCACTTACGAAGATGTTAATCCAGAGATTACCATGGAtggtaaaaaattaatataaaaatcagCATagaaaattactatgaacactAATGAATTCGATTGTGACAGTGATGATTTTGAAGCTGTTCGATTCCTTGACTCCTCTGGATCAACTTCTCTTGAAATGTGCTTCTGTGATCGGGGAAACTGTGAATAGACACATGCTGGAACATCTTATGACCATCACTTCCAAAAGAGAAATTGGACTTGGTGAGGCCTTATCTTCGTTAATGGAAAATAGGAACTAATTCTTAAGTAGACAATGtatcaaattatatttacctTATTTTGCAAGCTGTTTTAAAGCTGTTCGAAATACGAGTGTTTGGATGCGCAATCGGAGACTTCTCTAGGAACACAGGACCGATAATCTTCATCAGAAACATGCGAAATCCTACTTCAGAGATAGACGTATTCTGCAACTGCATTGGCCTTCACATTCCAGGTATAAAccgaagtttaattaaaagtaactTATAAATATCTGTAGATAAATTACaaagaatttcaattatttttagagGCACTGGAAGATTTGCCAAGATACGCCTCTTGTGGCCTGATGAGGTTCAAAATGACTATGTTTCGCGATACGACTTATCGGTTAGTATTGGTAATTATCAATTTCACAAATGGTAAGTTTGTATTAATTAACAATCTGTTGTGTGAAGATTACTCACGGAAAATCAGAAAATGGAACTACACAATCAAGCATTGAAATATCTGCAACAGTATACGAGACGTTGCGTGTCCTGTGGCGAAGGACAATTTGCGAAACTATTAGGGAAAGTatcgaagaaggaagaaaggagGAAGAGGACGACCAACATAGATGACATTTTTGGTACTGTGACATTCGACGAGATAATTGTCCCTGGCGATGAGCGAAGAAGTAAGACAGTAACAACTTCTGAATTATTATAACATATTAATAGATATTGTATAACAGAAGAGAAAGCACTTCTCGCCTGCTTGGACATATTTAGAGGCATGGAAAAGAAGCCTACAGCGACATTTTCAGACGCTGACTTTTCtgattgtcattgtcatttgATCCTGATGACTGTGTATACTCAAATACTGGAGCACTGTCGTGGAATTGGTAAACTAAGAACAGGAATATCTTAATTCATTCTAGAGATCATCATGAAATTATTCAATCTTTCAGGGAATATTGAAATGACACTGGTAGCCATTCTGGAGTTTGTTGAAATTTGTCTACTCTATAGCAACATACCTCAAGCAAGAAGACTTCTAACAGAAGGTGAAACTGTTCTCGGCGAGGTATGTTAAAGAAACCAGATCTCAATAAATCTTAGAAAATTATCTTAAACTATTATCATTGGATAGCTATTTAAATCGAAAGATGATGAAATGGTTATGCTACCTTATCTCACTTCCAAGATTCAGACCCTTCAGGGTCGGTGTTTCCTCGAAAGCGGTTCCATATTCGAGGCCGAACATATCCTCGAAATGGCCTTGGAAAATTTGGGACATAAGTTTCCCAGGCTCGAGATAATGATCGATCTAAGTTCAGTCGTGCAATTGATACAACTTAAAATGAATCTTGCCTGCACGAGGGATTGGACGCTGGACAACAATTATGTAACAGACAGCTACGACTATACTGAACAATTGGCCGAGTGTTTAACGCAGATGTTCGACCTCTTCAGGGTAACAAATCTACTAttgatatttatgaaaaacaATTCTAAATTCAAGGTTTTCTATTAACCCTCCTTACACAAGATCAAAGGCATGAAAAGACACGCTCGTTTAGCGGCGATTTGGGGCTTGAACGCGGCCCTCACTTCCAACAAGGATCTATTTGTCCTCTGCGCGTCTTACACCAACATGCTAATTACAGCGCACATGTACCAAGATAGGTAAGAATATCACATCGAACGTTTTTCGAAGAATTTAAGGTGGTAACAATTAAGAACCGATTCCATAGGACTGTGATCCCATATCTGGAACAGAAAAGCATCAACATTTGCAACGAATGCAAAGACGCCCTCGAAGCGCAAGAGTTGAATATGGTCGCTGAACTTTACGCAGGAATATTCTTCTCACGTTGGGTGAGAGGACAAATATCGAAAGCCGTTCAGATCGGCTTCATCTGCAGCAGAATGGCCAGTACCATAGGATCCAACTTCCTGAAACTGTTGATCCTCCCTCGATTGGCTCATCTTCTCATGATCTCTTGTCGTCACTCGGAAGTGATCACCCAATTGCGTGAATTGGGTAATGAATAAGAAGAAACTAGATTCTGAATATTTACGcagtgaaattttaataaaattgtagaATTTGTATCTCGTAATGACCTGGACAAGTCTGGACTTACTTGGTACTATGCACTTTGCGCCGACGTTCATTTAGACACCGGATTGACGGTTCTCTCCTTTGATAATTgcgaacaatattttcttcGAGAGGGTGAACAAATGATTAGCCTGCACGATCCGGAAGCGGAAAGACGGTACTTCACTTCAATGTGGTTGTGGTATGTGTATTTAATTAACAGGGTGCAAAGATTGGCGCTAAGGATTTTATACAGataaatgtatcatttattTACAAAGGTGTATCAGGACTGAACAATGGGAGGCTGCTAAAGTATGGACTGGAAGAAGTGTAGAAAGTGCACCCATGATGGATGAACATATAGTAGCAGCAACAATGACTTCTTGCAAAAAACTTGAAGGTCTACTTGTTCTCTATGGTATGTCATTATTACCAGTAGATTTTTTAGAGTGAAGGAGATGCTGTTTCTCACATATTTTCCTCTGAATAgttcataaaataaatagcAGAAATGTTGATGCCATCATCACTATGAGACAGATAGAACATATGCTGAAAGAATTGAAGAAAACGGTCAAGATCGTCCGAATCATGATTCCCAGGTACTTAATGATACCATTAGATCCTGAGGTATTGCAATACTAATGAAAATCAATTTGGAATCATTGTAGATACATGTTACTGAAAGGATACTATTATATGACACAGTTTCGAAAAAATACAGCGTTAAAGATATTGAAACGATTGAAAAAGGTGTGCCAGAAAATGGAGAACAAAATGATATACACCTGGGCAATGCATTGTGAAAAGGTTTCTCAACAAATTTCGATAGAATTgacaactttttaaattataaatgtttgCAGGCTTGGTCAGGTAGAATATCTCCTGTACAAGAAGATATGTGGAAAGAAATCTCACAAAGTCAAATGAAAGTCAAATGGGACGAAATTAATGTGAACGATTCGAACATGGTATCCTTTACCTTTCCCCTACCAAAGTATAGTAATTGACcaaaatgtataataataattaattgtaattataaatgacCTGTCCGTTTCTATGAagctttaaaaataaataaataaattatagttttcatggtaaattaaattgaagttCGAAATAAATGACGAGTTGatcttcaaatttttcttctcatttacgaaataaaattctaGTCGATAAATCAGTAAACAGCGTAAATAAATCCACTATGTCGTAAGTAATTTTGACAATAATTTTCCGATTTCTTTCAGTATTATATACCATTTAGTACAATCATCCACTGTGTCTGTTAACTTAGCATCCAAGCAAATGGTTCATGTCAACAGTGTCCACCTTCTTGCAATGTAATTCCTGCAGAAATTTTACAGGGACCACCTGATAATTCATGTACTGTATGTTTCCAAACGCCGAGTCATAATTCATATGATGAATTACTAATTATTCTCTCTCTGTAATAACAGGTTCATTATTCAATACATCCTTTTACACCTTATAGTCCTCCTTATACTCCTTTTTCTCCTCGAAGTTACACATATTGGCATAATAAATACCAGCCATATACAACATTACGCAATGTTTGCAGCAATACCTGTCCTCCTTATAGTAAGATACAAATTTTAGAACAAtgatacaaagaaataaaatgcACCCTAACATTGTaaccattttttatttttcagcaTCTAGTGTTTACAGATGTTAAACTTATCAGACAATGTAACATGTATTGTGTCTGCGTAAACAccttaaatatcattttttgtaataattgaataaaatgtGTAATAAAAACTGTGTAGATTATACTATTTTATTTGTACATAAGCTGTATAAGATGAAATAGGTACCAgtttatgtattaataattttattttaatgcaTACTGTAAGTTACACttataatatatattctaCCAGTCACGAGGCTTTCCATGGGTAGCATGCGTTACTTTCCATATCTGATAAATTTTTGGCTTTCTTTCCACTTGATTGTGCCTGCCCATTGctttacattttatatattttctgcCATTCCTCCACATTAAAATACAATACTTACAACGTCGATGTAACactgttttcatttttaaaccACATGTTAAGTTATACATTGGTAAAACAGGCTGAAGTAATCCAACTGGACcaattttatttgtataagTATTTGACAAATCATAGAAGTATGATTTATTACACATATGATGCATTTTACGACTCAGGATATTTCTTACTGGTTCCACAGATGATATTCTGGGTATAATTGAACCTATATTTTGACATGCTGTTCTAAATAATGAAGATACATTCATTGTTCCTGTAAAAATGTTTTTGTATAATGGGTGAAATTACTCAACAAACATGAATGATAAGTAGacgtataaataaaatcaGTTCTTAATGATATCTGAATTACTCAAATTGAAGGTTAAATACATCACAATAACTTGTGATGTCCTTAAAACTGTTAACAACATTTAGATTTGTGATAACTTATACGGCATATAATAGAACATACTTCACAAGGTACAATATGTTTTCCTggttttttttgtttacaatttaaaatatataaataattgcaGTGACTTCACCGCTGCCAGAAATAGGTTAGGATAGAGTAGATGGCACTCGTTGTCAACACAAAAAATCAAGCCATTTCCAAAACAACTTAGGTTGACACACATGAAACCTAAACCGCCTCGTGCTGAAGTGCGTCAGTATTAGACGTGGAGAAATATCGGTAATGTTGACTATCGATATTATCGATAATTTTCcgatattttttgaaaaaaaaagtaagaatgtaaggaatatttaataaaatacatatgCAACAAACAAAATGCAACATTGTAATATTGTTTAATATCTGTatgtcattttattttatatttttatatatgcCTATGTACCCTGAgctgcattgaacttgtctcagtgaagttggctagaaattcactaacacattcatgCCGCGTCGATGAGTCGATTGAATAGAACCTTTTGTAATTCCTGTAAGATATCTCTTCATACTTacgaggggaactacccaagtgttacgctcacttattaatgaaactttgccacattgtagagctcgtcgccctgaacacgcctatacccccttttgggggcagacggctaattgtttaaaagatattaacaattaaagttagttacccCTTACATTGAGAAGCATGACAAACTAACACATACAAATGCTTAGCTCTGCGATAAAACgcttgactcgcaatctagttGTTTACGGTTCAAGTCCATGATtcacaactttttttttcttttttctttataatgataatttgtctctttttgaataaatattacaactgtgctataatcattgcatttattaataattaattacatgtgctgaaatttttttggaatttaagttatcttttctatccaatacgtacattaacacccttaccgcattcaaaattcgatatatcgatagtttcgattaatcgatattttcgatgtatcgatagttggatcgattaatcgatagtTGGAACgattaatcaatattttcgatatatcgatagttggatcgattaatcgatattttcgatatatcgatagttggatcgattaatcgatattttcgatataacgatattttcgatatatcgatagttggatcgattaatcgatattttctatatagcgatattttcgatatatcgatagttggatcgagtaatcgatattttcgatatatcgacattttcgattaatcgatattttcgatataccgatagttggatcgattaatcgatattttcgatatatcgatattttcgatatatagatagttggatcgattaatcgatattttcgatatatcgatagttgaatcgattaatcgatattttcgatatatcgatattttcgatataaactatcgatatatcgaaaatatcgctatgtcgaaaatatcgattaatcgatccaactatcgatatatcgaaaatatcgatatatcgaaaatatcgatatatcgaaaatatcgatatatcgaaaatatcgattaatcgatccaactatcgatatatcgaaaatatcgattaatcgatccaactatcgatatatcgaaaatatcgattaatcgatccaactatcgattaatcgatccaactatcgatatatcgaaaatatcgattaatcgatccaactatcgatatatcgaaaatatcgattaatcgaaaatatcgatatatcgaaaatatcgattaatcgatcgaactatcgatatatcgaaagtatcgattaatcggaaatatcgatatatcgaaaatatcgataaatcgaaaatatcgatatatcgaaaatatcgattaatcgatcgaactatcgatatatcgaaagtatcgattaatcgaaaatatcgattaatcgatcgaactatcgatatatcgaaaatatcgattaatcgaaaatatcgattaatcgatcggactatcgatatatcgaaagtatcgattaatcgaaaatatcgatatatcgaaaatatcgattaatcgatccaactatcgatatatcgaaaatatcgattaatcgatccaactatcgatatatcgaaaatatcgattaatcgatccaactatcgatatatcgaaaatatcgattaatcgaaaatatcgatatatcgaaaatatcgattaatcgaaaatatcgattaatcgatccaactatcgatatatcgaaaatatcgattaatcgatccaactatcgatatatcgaaaatatcgattaatcgaaaatatcgatatatcgaaaatatcgattaatcgatcgaaGTATCGATACATCGAaagtatcgattaatcgaaaatatcgattaatcgatcgaactatcgatatatcgaaaatatcgattaatctatccaactatcgatatatcgaaagtatcgattaatcgaaaatatcgatatatcgaaaatatcgattaatcgatccaactatcgatatatcgaaaatatcgattaatcgatcgaagtatcgatatatcgaaagtatcgattaatcgaaaatatcgattaatcgatccaactatcgatatataaaaatatcgattaatcgatccaactatcgatatatcgaaagtatcgattaatcgaaaatatcgatatatcgaaaatatcgattaatcgatccaactatcgattaatcgaaaatatcgatatatcgaaaatatcgattaatcgatcgaactatcgatatatcgaaagtatcgattaatcgaaaatatcgatatatcgaaaatatcgattaatcgatcgaactatcgatatatcgaaaatatcgattaatcgaaaatatcgattaatcgatccaactatcgatatatcgaaaatatcgattaatcgatccaactatcgatatatcgaaagtatcgaataatcgaaaatatcgatatatcgaaaatatcgattaatcgatccaactatcgatatatcgaaaatatcgatatatcgaaaatatcgattaatcgatccagctatcgatatatcgaaaatatcgattaatctatccaactatcgatatatcgaaaatatcgattaatcgatccaactatcgatatatcgaaaatatcgattaatcgatccaactatcgatatatcgaaagtatcgattaatcggaaatatcgatatatcgaaaatatcgatatatcgaaaatatcgattaatcgatccaactatcgatatatcgaaaatatcgattaatcgatccatctatcgatatatcgaaaatatcgattaatcgatccaactatcgatatattgaaaatatcgatatatcgaaaatatcgattaatcgatccaactatcgatatatcgaaaatatcgattaatcgatccaactatcgatatatcgaaaatattgattaatcgaaaatatcgatatatcgaaaatatcgattaatcgatccaactatcgatatatcgaaaatatcgattaatcgatcggactatcgatatatcgaaagtatcgattaatcgaaaatatcgatatatcgaaaatatcgattaatcgatccaactatcgatatatcgaaaatatcgattaatcgatccgactatcgatatatcgaaaatatcgattaatcgatccgactatcgatatatcgaaaatatcgattaatcgaaaatatcgattaatcgatccaactatcgatatatcgaaaatatcgattaatcgatccaactatcgatatatcgaaaatatcgattaatctatccaactatcgatatatcgaaaatatcgattaatcgatcggactatcgatatatcgaaagtatcgattaatcgatccaactatcgatatatcgaaaatatcgattaatcgatccaactatcgatatatcgaaaatatcgattaatcgatccaactatcgatatatcgaaagtatcgattaatcggaaatatcgatatatcgaaaatatcgatatatcgaaaatatcgatatatcgaaaatatcgattaatcgatccaactatcgatatatcgaaaatatcgattaatcgatccatctatcgatatatcgaaaatatcgattaatcgatccaactatcgatatatcgaaaatatcgattaatcgatccaactatcgatatatcgaaaatattgattaatcgaaaatatcgatatatcgaaaatatcgattaatcgatccaactatcgatatatcgaaaatatcgattaatcgatcggactatcgatatatcgaaagtatcgattaatcgaaaatatcgatatatcgaaaatatcgattaatcgatccaactatcgatatatcgaaaatatcgattaatcgaaaatatcgatatatcgaaaatatcgattaatcgatcgaagtatcgatatatcgaaagtatcgattaatcgaaaatatcgattaatcgatccatctatcgatatatcgaaaatatcgattaatcgatccaactatcgatatatcgaaagtatcgattaatcgaaaatatcgatatatcgaaaatatcgattaatcgatccaactatcgatatatcgaaaatatcgattaatcgatccatctatcgatatatcgaaagtatcgattaatcgaaaatatcgatatatcgaaaatatcgattaatcgatccaactatcgatatatcgaaaatattgattaatcgaaaatatcgatatatcgaaaatatcgattaatcgatccaactatcgatatatcgaaaatatcgattaatcgatccaactatcgatatatcgaaaatatcgattaatcgatccaactatcgatatatcgaaagtatcgattaatcgaaaatatcgatatatcgaaaatatcgatatatcgaaaatatcgattaatcgatccaactatcgatatatcgaaaatatcgattaatcgatccaactatcgatatatcgaaaatatcgattaat contains:
- the LOC114875367 gene encoding adenylate cyclase type 10-like; amino-acid sequence: MLGHVNSAARQAWRNKRKRMKNEGIKYYVEMETKSKVAQLRLEYHTKIFASMCPDEILDHYDDYHTRMYYTTLMLGDVSGFTDLAEKYTKTGRGGPSKLTETLNSYIGAMVQEILSHNGDVLKFSGDAFIVMWKLHEGMMMRDLAIEAMQTACIIQKHFGTYDTDVGVTLRVKLAIASGKTYFTSIGDSESRSHYIITGQPVWDVKFAEGLCRGGDILVAPSSWQWVNPNEYVHEKLPDGIHTLILACTSMWYHPRDEEIPIGSTEDEDTEIYRDTHDSLLMSRTTLDPLSDIMLPGNKYNSQIFKQVDYSLRPKVVKIAKARLKDALISYMLRPVVRSVEMDEPLEYLTEMRQVVILFINVITSNISKRALIALVNATYKLVGQIVGEMHGCVNKTSLFDKDLMFLCVFGLRGDKHELESQIGLRCASKLRSNLVELDNVKSVTVGVTTGMTYCGVVGHILRREYTVIGMSVNKAARLMVAYRDKVVCDRESFLHSHLEARHFILQEPRYLKGITNVGPIYEFQEQPKYTVSDLVWNKYPLLGRETEIKLFRAMLMKLLEYSALEKNASTARPEYNTLIIKGEPRIGKTRILDEFTQNIPLGVRCNYISLHTEDAKAPYSLVHLIFSVPLGFTVTSTRKEREDKLLLRLGKVKRPHYLCILNQPFNVRFSISHRYNILSEPQRQKVLRKFLLKLLKGCFDDLWIIIVDDAEYSDNESLQVFDVLTKKDRVLFILSVGMKLSTEYKMCSNILSRAKVINLPGVDRWYHAGLACQILNVSGIPAELEKLIQERSFGNPGWIESYLDSVLSLLEQDTNGIHKSAAIVESEEGMIAVCNLSENFTYEDVNPEITMDVMILKLFDSLTPLDQLLLKCASVIGETVNRHMLEHLMTITSKREIGLAVLKLFEIRVFGCAIGDFSRNTGPIIFIRNMRNPTSEIDVFCNCIGLHIPEALEDLPRYASCGLMRFKMTMFRDTTYRLLTENQKMELHNQALKYLQQYTRRCVSCGEGQFAKLLGKVSKKEERRKRTTNIDDIFGTVTFDEIIVPGDERRKEKALLACLDIFRGMEKKPTATFSDADFSDCHCHLILMTVYTQILEHCRGIGNIEMTLVAILEFVEICLLYSNIPQARRLLTEGETVLGELFKSKDDEMVMLPYLTSKIQTLQGRCFLESGSIFEAEHILEMALENLGHKFPRLEIMIDLSSVVQLIQLKMNLACTRDWTLDNNYVTDSYDYTEQLAECLTQMFDLFRIKGMKRHARLAAIWGLNAALTSNKDLFVLCASYTNMLITAHMYQDRTVIPYLEQKSINICNECKDALEAQELNMVAELYAGIFFSRWVRGQISKAVQIGFICSRMASTIGSNFLKLLILPRLAHLLMISCRHSEVITQLRELEFVSRNDLDKSGLTWYYALCADVHLDTGLTVLSFDNCEQYFLREGEQMISLHDPEAERRYFTSMWLWCIRTEQWEAAKVWTGRSVESAPMMDEHIVAATMTSCKKLEGLLVLYVHKINSRNVDAIITMRQIEHMLKELKKTVKIVRIMIPRYMLLKGYYYMTQFRKNTALKILKRLKKVCQKMENKMIYTWAMHCEKAWSGRISPVQEDMWKEISQSQMKVKWDEINVNDSNMVSFTFPLPKYSN